The genomic interval tccaggcaagagtactggagtggggtaccattgccttctccaggagaacagTATAGAAGTTACTAAAAACATTAAAAGTAGAATgattgtatgatccagcaattctgattctgggtatttttctcaagaaaacaaaaacactaattcaaaaagatatatgcacttctatgttcattgcagcattatttgcaatagccaagatatggagcaacctaagtgtccattgataggtgaatgtatatatatgtatatatatatatatatatgtatttatatataaaaaatactggagtgggtggcctatcctttctccaggggatcttcccaacccagaaattgaactggggtctcctgcatcacaggtgaattctctaccagctgaactACTACAGAAGTCCTATATATACATACttacacacaacagaatattcatcagccataaaaagaatgagatcttGTATTACGtgaccacatggatggacctagagggtattatgctaagtgaattaaGACAGatagaaaagacaaataccatgtgatttcatttatatgtggaatctaaaaaacaaaacaaatgaacaaatataacaaaatagaaatagactcattaATACGCAGGACAAAGAAGTATTTGCCAAatgggaggggagtggggggagtGAGTGAAGTCTgtaagggagattaagaggtacaaacttccagttacaaaataaatgagtcatggtgATGAAATGGAGAAAGTCGTCAATAATACTATggtaactttgtatggtgacagatggtaaccagATTTaaagtggtgatcattttgtactGTGTAGATACATCAAATCACTATATTATGTATTGAGAACTAAAATAGTGTTGTAGATCAattgtactttaataaaaatattactttttggccaaaaatgtttattcagttgATGcccaaaatgacaaaattagagGATCATAAAATATTAGAATTATATCTACTTGTTTTAGTAATTCTAGGCCATCTAGTCTGATTTGCATATATGACAGATATGGAAATTGGGTCCCAGTAAATTTAAGTTTTTCATTCAAAATTATATAGGctatttgtttatgttttgaGATACTGCTACTACCTCATTTTGTAATGTCTAAGGGTAAAATTTGATAGAGCTACAATATCTTCCTATTAGTTACAAGAAAAGAGGGAGATCAGATCCCACCTATTGTAGGAATTTGAGGTTAAACACACTAACGTTCTTTGAaatactttcttccttcttttagtTCCTGTAAGCAGCATAAGGGACATTTATTATGAATCCAGCCTTAATCTAAAGGCTTAATCTTAACTGAATTCAAGTTAGAACTAAACATATAGTCAGATAATTTCATTTATGGCTTTTTCAgtgaaagtatatatatatattttcaccaTAGTTTTAAGGGTCATAATGTAATTCAGAAGCTGTCATGATAAGAGTCTCAGTACTGAAGTACAAAGAGCTCTTTGTAGGTATTTTATGTTTCCTTTGGCTtcagaatgatttttttcattgtgtaataataacaaaaataaatataactacATAGGAAATGAAAGATTAAGAAGCATCATTTCTTTTGAGAGCATATAGTGAGGGGTGTATTATAATCCAAGTGAAGGAGCgttgaaaataacttttaagCACTGACAACCTCTGAGTTATTGTGTCTGTTGATATGCATATTACTTTCATTTTACCACTTTAAAGGGAAAATAACAAGATTGGCTTTACCCCATAAGAATCTTCTAGTCTAGCACAATTCTGGAATATGAtagtcattcaataaatactaatTTAATTTAGTTAAATTTAAAGCAAAGCTAAAAGTGATATAAGCTTTTTGGAATGAGGGCAGTTTATTATGAGGAACTTTGAATGAATGAGATATTTTGGCCTTGAAATTTAATTCAAACTCCATAGCCAAATCTCTGCTTGTGATCCTCTCTTTGGGACATCTTCACTTAAATTTGTTAACTTCTTTTATTCTTCAAGACTTAGGTCAGGGATAGTCTTCCCTGAAAAGTTCTTTAAGATATACCTTGTGATCTTAACCTTCAACTGTTAATAGAAGTGACCATCCAATGGTGTATCTCATTATATtctataaaattatcttttattttcaggaACTATCTTCTCTACTTAACTGTTGAGAGTAGGATTTATTTCTAAAGAACCTAATAGTTTTTGAAACATCAATAAAaggtcaatgaatgaatgaaattgtgCAAGTACAGAAATACATAGAAAAAATTTTCTCTGTTAGGAAATCAGTCTTCTCAAAGAATTTCTAAGAGTTCATTTTGTGAGAGGCAGTTTGGTACAACAGAATCTGATGAGAGTGAGTTAGActtctaatttttattaaatatagaaGTAATTTGGGCCAATCCACTATCTCTTGGGGCTTAAGTTTTCACATATGAAAACAGGTGACTGATAGTAGACAATctatatatgttatttataaatAGGACATTAGAAAATTTTGAGCAAATGAAAGCCTGTGGGATTTCTTGtagtatataatatttaaaaatataatatcacACTTACCTTTTCCTTTATCTAGGACATTGCCAGGGGCTGTCCATGAGAGTTGAATATGatattctttaaattttgctTCAAGGTCTATAATTTTATTGGGTGGGAGCACAGAAGGGTAATTGCCAGGAGGAGGAGCTCCTGATACAGTAAATGATCCTCCAGAGGTTAGTCTGTTAAAGTCTTCTATTTCCGTTTTTGCCAGGTCATCTTTGACTTCAGGTCTGGGTGGGTTCAGTATAATTTTACCTACCAAAAAAGCAATTTTGTAACTTTTCATATTGCCGTATCTATTCTTGTTATCTCATTTGCAGCTGTAGAGGGGTTAATATTGAGTGATAGTAGCAGCTATTGAAAAAGTAATAACTTTTAGTGaaaaaaagcttattttattggtgttattttaaaattgatgagGAGACATTATGAAATATTAGTACTATTGTTTACCCTATCTGTCTTTATTCTTGACTGTAAATTCTTTGAGGACAAGAATGGCCCCTTTTTTATCTCTGTAGCTCCAGTATATAGCAAAATGCTTGCCACAGtaaatttttttcagtgtaaTTGAAGTGAACTGAGGGAGATGTAAACAAAACTAGGTCCCTCATCATAAATATGGTTTTGAAACATAAAGTTGATTATATAACTCTATACTTAGGTTTTCCATGCTAacttccttcagtcatgtccaactctttgcaaccttgtggactgtagccagccaggcgtctctgtccagggcgattcttcaggcaagaaaactggagtgggttgccatttcctcctccaggagatcttcccaaccctaggatggaactcatgtctcttacatctcctgcattggcagatggattctttaccactagtgccgcctgcatggtacctttttttttttttttcttttttccatggtACCTTTTAATTTGAATGCTTGTCACATATAATTTGCCTAGATAAATgacatatttctattttaatgcCACTTACCATTTTCAATATAGCCTGGTATATACAGGGCCTTGTTCTGTGGTTGTCTTAAACTTAGCCTAGCCATGTTGTTTCTTGCCTGGGCATGTACTTTTAAACTGTATCTACCATTTCCACGGTAATCTGTAAAATATCTTGAATAGATGCCATCATTCTTGACAGTATCAGCACCTTGATATTGAAATGTAATATTAGATATACCACAAAGTAAAAATGACCACATCAACTGTTTATGAGCCCTAGTGATGGAAGCTATTTTGGAGGATAGTATAGCGCAATTTTTTAAGTACATGAATCCAAGAATCAGGCCACTTGGGTTCAAAGTCTGGTTTGGCCACTTGCCAACCCTTGACTTTGGAAAAGTCTAGTTCATGGTAAACATTCAATtaatgttagttattattatttcataaGAGAACCCTATTGAAATAGGAAAATGTAACTAAACTAGAGAAAGCAAATGTAAAACACTGATActaatgaaaatagagaaaaattgtACTCTGTTATAtgggaaaagtaaaattattcataaaatttaaagaagataaatatgCTTATGTTCATGCCTAGACAAGATAACTAAGTGAAaggttaaaaagttttaaaagcattataattaaatttaattcacTTAAAGTatgtttctttggatatatagGAAATCCTGACTTCTAAGACATGTGACTGGAGTAGAATTTTAAGTTCAGTGGAAGTTGATGCAGATTGTTATTACCTGCACCATTGTCCCAGAGCTCCAATGTTACTTGTTGTCCATCTTCAGTTTCTATAATGGCAGTTACATTGATTCCCAGTACAGGCAAAAACCCTTGACTGACTTGTGCATAAACAATCACTGGGCTAGGGTAATGTGCTGCATTTTGACTCATGTGAGCAGTTGCAGTTACTGGGGGTGTAGTAGGACTTCTTGCTCGAGTGGTCACTATCACTGTTAGCATTTGAGAGCTGGCATGATTATTTAGAAGGCTGTAAGTCCAAGTACCtgtctgaaaatttaaaaaaacatctattttagaGCTTTTGTAATATATTCCTACTCCTATATGAGatgttgtcttcattttttccttaaatttggTTGATAAagcatggagaaaataaaaaaatatttttacctcTGCAATACCAGGTATTCGAAGACAAGCAGAATGAATATTTAGCTTATCTTCTTTGAAATCTGaggttttatatttctttccttttggatCCTGGAGAAGAATTTCTGGCTTTTGTATTGTCCATGTGACAACAAAGAAAGTGTCATTTCCAATTGTACTGTCTACGGGCACCGTACAATTTACCCATTTCTTTCCTGTAATTGCCAAGGCTTTGCTTTCCAACTGTTAATGTAAATATAAACAACAAACACATGAGACTGATTTGTTATTACAGTTAAGATTTCAAAGTTTAGTCAGTTCAGAGAAATTCTAAATATACTTTTAAGATTTCAGTTAAAATAACCAAGACTTAGGCTGAATGTTTATATTGATTAAAAATAGAAGAATCCAAAGAAAAAGTGACTATAAGTatcacaaaaagcaaattcagtaGGATGTTTTTCTTCTGGAGCCTGAAATATTTTCAGACAGATGAGTTATTTATTAGAGAAAGAAGTTACTATTTAGGATAATAAAAATTTGTTACaagtgtgaaaaggcaaataatttttttaaggtaCTGACCTGAATAGTCTGCTGAGTGATACTGCCACTTCTAGATGAAATTCTACTGAACGCATTAGTAAGGCCATTTATGTCTTTATTGGCATAAAACCGATTCCCTCctaaaatggaattttatttcttttataatattaattttttattttatttgaaaaatttttacTGAAACATGGTTGATTAAcaaaatgttagtttcaggtatgtagcaaagtgaatcatttatacatttatctattctttttttagattcttttgctGTATAGgacattacagaatattgagtagagttctctgtgctatacaataggtctttattagttatctattttatatacagtagtgtttatatgtcaatcctaatctcccaatttatctttCCCCAGCTCCTTttgcccctggtaaccataaatttgttttctacgtctgtgactctgtttctgttttgtaaataagttcatttgtaccattttttagagattccacatataagtgatatcatagatctgtctttctctgtctgacttacttcactcagtttgacaatatctaggtccatccatgttgctgcaaacagcaGTATTTagttctcttttatggctgagtcatattccatagGATTCTAATTTTAAGTGGAAAAGTCATATTTGATATTATACTCTTATCAATATactataaaatacattaaaaaatttctttttaaacttaaaaagatGAATTTTCCAGACCTTAGGAACTTGTAGTATATCAGTATCCTAGATGTAATGCTACAATAAGTAAACCTTGCTCAAAATATcttagaataaagaagaaaactggccaaataatattattttaaaatcaatcatTAGATTTAAGTGCTTGCCACGTTAGTAAAGCTTATTTAATCACCAAataatgttataaaaattaaagacaatatTAAACTAGCTGCTTATTTTCTAGTTATATTAAGATATACCAAAACGATTAGAGAATGACAGTGtataataaagtaaaattgattaaagaaagtgaaagtaaagtgaaagtgaagtcgctcagtcgtgtccaactctacgaccctgtggactgtagcccaccaggcccctccgtccatgaaattctccaggcaagaatactggagtgggtttccatttccttctccaggggatcttcctgacccagggatcgaacccaggtctcccgcattgcaggcagacactttaacctctgagccaccagggaagccctaaaattgaTTAAATGCAGATACTAAATGAAGCCAGAGTTAATGAAGAGGGAGATAACTTAGGTGTCAGGATTGCAGAGAACAAGATTTGGTATTCCGTTCTCTaactatgctgtgctgtgcttagttgctagttgtgtccaactctttgagacccgcggactgtagcccaccaggctgtctgtccttggggattctctgggcaagaatactggagtggattgccagctcctcctccctggatcttcccaacccagggattgaatctgggtctgccgcattgtaagtggattcttaaccatctgaaccaccagggaagcccaagaatagtggagtgggtagcctatcccttttccaggggatcttcctgatccaggaatcgaacccaagtctcctgcattgcaggcagattttttaccagctgagctaccagggaagccctgtcttacTATATTGCTTTGGGCAAATAATTTGTATAATCTAGATTTTACATTTCTTCCTCAATAAAATAGTGCTAGCTGAATCTCTACTGTAATATTGAGCAGGTAAGATATTGAGTAAGAATTTTGGAAGTGCAGTTGAGTAAGTCCAGTAACCATGAGAACAAAGGTTCATTTGATGGTAAAAAGTGATGAGAAATGAATGAAGACAACACAATGTTGACTAATGTTAGAAGAAGCTATTATaggtagaaacagagagaagTGAAATGGGGTGAGGAAAGATTAATTTGAAggatgaagagaaggaaaggacaaagaTGAATTTTTTAGGACAGGAAAATTTTGAGCAGTTTATAGTTTAAGGGGAAAGAATCCCTGGAATGAGAGAAACTGAAACGGTATTTTCTATTCAAACTCTATTCCAAAGGTTTACCTGTCATATCTGACAGTGTCTCCAGTTCTTTGGCAGCAGAAGGTCCCAGAGCAATggtgtgaatgatcacaccacttTGTTTTACCTCCTCAATGCATAAGTGTATTTCTTTATCTTCCCCATCAGTTAGCAGTATGATTTCAGAACCAGAAGTGCTCTGGTGACTCTGGATAATTGCCTAATGTTGAAAAAccagactattatgaataattagAGAATATCTTATCTAAATACATACAAACTAAGAATAAACCTCTTCTTTAATCTTGGAAAAGTCTTTAGGCCTATACATCAGAGTAGGCAAAAGAAAACTTCATGTTGTCATTCCAGGTTGAGCTAGCTTGGAAATGAGTGTAATGTACAATGGTCTTGTAGGTTTCCAAAGGCAGAATGTTAATAATGCTTTCACATATACTCAAGCTATCCAAGACAGAAAGAATATAACACTTAGAACACTAACATACAGTAAATATTCAGTGAATGCTAACTATTATTATCTCAGGAGATACTTGGGGTGGAGTCCAATGACCCAGGCAGTTTTGGTAATTTGCAGACTAAACAACATTTGTAAAACCATGACTGAAGGCAGGTATGCAAAGTTAAATGATGTGACTTGTGTCTTTTTACACATTTTAGTTGATAATTAAAGAATCTTAGGATTTCCTGGAAAAAACATTGACCTGTCATGAAGAAGGAAGTTCATGAATTTATCAAATACTGTAATTTTGGGTGGGTggtattttcctgattttttacCAAGAATAGTGGGTAACACAATTTACTCAGGAAATTGAGAGTAAATTCTAGCTCTTCCATTTGCTGAATTGAATAGCTAGTGTTTAGTCTCTCtgtagtatatgtatatataaaatatatgtatatgtgaatataatttatatttataataaagttCTATAAAGAGTTCAGTGTAATGATTACCTTTTTGAACTTTGGAGTAAGAAAGACCAGGTTTTGATCATGGTTTTGCCAATTACTGATTATATGACCTTGAGAAAGATATTTAATtactctgtacctcagtttctttatgtgcAAAATAGGCATAATAATAGTGCCTGACTAAAAATTAATGGTATCAATAAAGTAAGATTAtgaatgaaaaacattttatatagGCACTAATAATGCTCTAGAAATTTCAGATATTATTGCTATGATTCTGTAAGTAAAAGCTTATATGATTTCATTACATAAGTAATTAagaggtttttatttgtttgaatgTAATTTGATATAATCTCTTCAGCAATAGTCTGGTCAAAATGTCGTATGACACATatcaaaacattaagaaaaacttTTGAACTAATATGTGAGGTGGAAATCACTCCcatagaacagaatatagaaaaaagaatgaaaaaaaatgaagatagctTAAGAGACCCCTGGGACAGCATTAAACTCACCAACACTCACATTTTAGGTGTCCCAGaagtaggagagagagaggaacgaCCTGaggaaatatctgaagagataataactgaaacttccctaacatgggaatggaaatagtcaaccaagtccaggaagcatagagagtcccaggaaggataaacccaaggagcaACACACTGAGACAcgtagtaatcaaactgacaaaaattaaagacaaagataaaatatttagaacaacaaggaaaaatgacaaataacatacaagagaACTCCCatcaggttatcagctgatttctcaacagtaACTCTACAAACCAGAAGGGAAagacatgatatatttaaagtgatgaaagggaagaatctaTATCCAAGAATATTCTACATaacaagactctcattcagatttgatggagaaatcaaaagctttccagataagcaaaagttgagagaattcagtgtcaccaaaccagctttacaacaaatgctaaaggaacctGTAGGCAGGAAACAAGACgagaaaaagacctacaaaaaataaacccaaaactatcaagaaaatggtaataggaccATACATAtccataattaccttaaatgtaaatggattaaatgcactaaCTAAAAGACGTAGACTGGCTGGGCGGATAAAACATGTGCAGGTAGGTACtttcacttaccacatcactctgcttgaccacccaaactgtatgtaattattttatattgttaggttaatcatgtccTGATTATGGCCTGtgattgtaattatcttttattttttgtctggctattgattgtgaaaacagataaacatcttttactattgaaaaaaattatttaaatgggAGACCTCTATGCTCCCAACTCTTGTAAGAGAGCTGGACaatattaaaagtaataataaatgcaaatgatacttacaaaagcatttttattttacctgAAATCCTGCTTTGAGCCCCCTACAAATTGAAGTTCCACCACTAGCTTTTTGAGGCAGATTTGCAGTGATATTTTTGTAAACATTATCATCAGTtatttttgttaaattatttCGGATTTCAGCAACACTGTCAAATGTGACCATCCCAACCAAGGATTCCTTTTCAATAACTTGAATCAAGTATAATTCTGCTGCTTGATTCATTCAAAAGAGGCGATCTTCctgtaagaaaagaaagtgaaagtgaagtcgctcagtcctgtctgaccctttgccactctgtggactgtagcctaccaggctcctccctccatgggattctccaggaaagaattgtggaatgggttgccatttccttctccaggggatcttcctgacccagggatcgaactcgggtctcccacattgcgggcagatgttttaacctctgagccaccagggaagcccctgtttgtTTTAATATCCCTAACAAATTCTTATAATTTAAACTAAAGGGATTAAATAATTCCAGTATTCATTGAATCAATTATTGTGGCATGTCTGAACAATCCCTCAATTTCctccaatcattttt from Dama dama isolate Ldn47 chromosome 20, ASM3311817v1, whole genome shotgun sequence carries:
- the LOC133041095 gene encoding LOW QUALITY PROTEIN: calcium-activated chloride channel regulator 1-like (The sequence of the model RefSeq protein was modified relative to this genomic sequence to represent the inferred CDS: substituted 1 base at 1 genomic stop codon); its protein translation is MVLCLTVILFLTLHLLPGMKSSMVNLINNGYDGIVIAINPSVPEDEKLIQNIKEMVTEASTYLFHATKRRVYFRNVSILIPMTWKSKSEYLMPKQESYDQAEVIVANPYLKHGDDPYTLQYGRCGEKGQYIHFTPDFLLNNNLPIYGSRGRAFVHEWAHLRWGVFDEYNGDQPFYISRRNTIEATRCSTHITGTNVIFKKCQGGSCVTRPCRRDSQTGLYEAKCTFIPEKSQTSKESIMFMQSLHSVTEFCTEKTHNTEAPNLQNRMCNGKSTWDVIMNSTDFQNTSPMTEMNPPTHPIFSLLKSKQRVVCLVLDKSGSMSSEDRLFXMNQAAELYLIQVIEKESLVGMVTFDSVAEIRNNLTKITDDNVYKNITANLPQKASGGTSICRGLKAGFQAIIQSHQSTSGSEIILLTDGEDKEIHLCIEEVKQSGVIIHTIALGPSAAKELETLSDMTGGNRFYANKDINGLTNAFSRISSRSGSITQQTIQLESKALAITGKKWVNCTVPVDSTIGNDTFFVVTWTIQKPEILLQDPKGKKYKTSDFKEDKLNIHSACLRIPGIAETGTWTYSLLNNHASSQMLTVIVTTRARSPTTPPVTATAHMSQNAAHYPSPVIVYAQVSQGFLPVLGINVTAIIETEDGQQVTLELWDNGAGADTVKNDGIYSRYFTDYRGNGRYSLKVHAQARNNMARLSLRQPQNKALYIPGYIENGKIILNPPRPEVKDDLAKTEIEDFNRLTSGGSFTVSGAPPPGNYPSVLPPNKIIDLEAKFKEYHIQLSWTAPGNVLDKGKANSYIIRISKSFVDLQEDFDNATLVSTSSLKPKEAGSVENFEFKPEPFRIENGTNFYVAVRAINEANLTSEVSNIAQAIKFIPMPEDSVPALGTKISAISLAIFGLAMILSIF